A section of the Salvelinus alpinus chromosome 36, SLU_Salpinus.1, whole genome shotgun sequence genome encodes:
- the LOC139565316 gene encoding interferon alpha-7-like: MAIQTITWMSAFLCLVQVFSMPMPCQLQGQLVRTTHNLLRDMGGHFPLECLQENVVMSFPATAFATSGAPQLSSSGAKAIYETLKNIDTLFGTDELPTMWDQQKLEYFQNIVYRQIEESKCMMGSVDTSDYPIRAEDLKTYFGNIAAVLKEKNFSYCAWEVVRKELLYTLEFILKHNSDSLLWSNRT; this comes from the exons ATGGCAATTCAGACTATCACTTGGATGAGCGCCTTCCTCTGCCTCGTGCAAGTTTTCTCGATGCCCATGCCTTGCCAGCTACAAGGACAGCTGGTGCGAACAACCCACAACCTACTGAGAGACatg ggGGGTCATTTTCCTCTTGAGTGCCTGCAGGAGAATGTCGTCATGTCATTCCCAGCCACCGCATTTGCAACCTCCGGCGCGCCACAG TTGAGCAGCAGTGGTGCTAAGGCAATTTATGAGACATTGAAGAACATCGACACATTGTTTGGAACTGACGAACTGCCGACAATGTGGGACCAACAGAAGTTGGAGTATTTTCAGAACATTGTCTACCGTCAGATTGAAGAGAGCAAATGT ATGATGGGCAGTGTGGATACAAGTGATTATCCCATCAGGGCAGAGGACCTGAAGACGTACTTTGGGAACATTGCAGCAGTCCTAAAAGAAAAG AATTTCAGTTACTGCGCCTGGGAAGTGGTTCGAAAAGAGCTCCTGTACACCCTAGAATTCATTCtgaaacacaactctgatagcctTCTGTGGTCCAACAGAACATGA